A single region of the Yersinia entomophaga genome encodes:
- the ispF gene encoding 2-C-methyl-D-erythritol 2,4-cyclodiphosphate synthase — protein sequence MRIGHGFDVHKFGGEGPIIIGGVRIPYSQGLLAHSDGDVALHAATDALLGAAALGDIGKLFPDTDPAFKGADSRALLREAYRRILEKGYQLGNLDITIIAQSPKMAPHIPQMRVNLAEDLQCHMDDVNVKATTTEKLGFTGRGEGIACEAVALLVKREKQ from the coding sequence ATGCGAATTGGTCATGGTTTTGATGTACATAAATTCGGCGGTGAAGGCCCGATAATCATCGGTGGCGTGCGCATTCCTTATTCGCAGGGCCTGCTGGCTCATTCCGATGGTGATGTCGCTCTCCATGCTGCAACTGATGCACTGTTAGGCGCTGCCGCATTGGGTGATATCGGCAAACTCTTTCCTGATACCGATCCCGCCTTTAAAGGTGCTGACAGCCGAGCTCTGTTGCGTGAAGCTTACCGCCGCATCCTTGAAAAAGGCTATCAGCTTGGCAATCTGGATATCACCATTATTGCCCAGTCCCCGAAAATGGCTCCCCATATTCCGCAAATGCGCGTGAATTTGGCGGAAGATCTGCAATGCCATATGGATGACGTTAATGTGAAAGCCACCACCACGGAAAAACTGGGTTTCACCGGTCGCGGTGAGGGAATTGCCTGTGAAGCCGTGGCGCTGTTGGTAAAGAGAGAAAAGCAGTAA
- a CDS encoding TetR family transcriptional regulator — protein sequence MAYLNREERHSSILNAAVRVAMAEGMAATTVRRVANEAEVAVGQVHHHFASVSQLRADAFLLLVQQSLATFAIACQNHPAVERLLLVLGYPQDDAGKRETRLWNEVSLLAERDDAIRLAYTQSMSNWHQATVAVINSGRESGEFRSGDDSGNIAWRLIGLVCGLDGMTQFPELHFSEDEILRHLNAMMKSELLSVSA from the coding sequence TTGGCATATTTGAATCGCGAAGAGCGGCATAGCAGTATTTTGAATGCTGCCGTGCGGGTGGCCATGGCAGAAGGAATGGCCGCTACCACGGTGCGCCGCGTAGCAAATGAAGCCGAGGTGGCGGTAGGTCAGGTTCACCACCATTTTGCGTCTGTCTCTCAACTGCGAGCCGATGCTTTCCTGCTGCTGGTTCAGCAATCACTCGCCACCTTTGCTATAGCCTGCCAAAATCATCCGGCGGTTGAGCGCTTGCTGCTGGTGCTGGGTTATCCGCAAGATGACGCGGGAAAAAGAGAAACCCGGCTGTGGAATGAGGTGAGTCTGCTGGCCGAGCGCGACGATGCCATCCGGCTCGCCTATACCCAATCGATGTCCAATTGGCATCAAGCCACGGTAGCCGTCATTAATAGCGGCCGAGAGAGCGGTGAGTTTCGTTCGGGTGATGACAGCGGCAATATTGCCTGGCGATTAATAGGTCTGGTGTGCGGTCTGGATGGAATGACACAATTTCCGGAGCTTCATTTCTCCGAGGATGAAATCCTGCGTCACCTGAATGCCATGATGAAAAGCGAGCTGCTTAGCGTTTCTGCCTAA
- the ispD gene encoding 2-C-methyl-D-erythritol 4-phosphate cytidylyltransferase: MSNFAGSLPEVIAVLPAAGIGSRMQADCPKQYLTVGGKTILEHAIDALLRHPLIQRIIVVISPNDEQFDRLPIANDSRVSRVYGGAQRADSVLAGLMSAGTPDWVLVHDAARPCLHQDDLSNLLAIIGHTKIGGLLATPVRDTMKRGECGIEAVAHTVDRQDLWHALTPQLFPFELLKTCLSHALREGATVTDEASALEHCGYHPLLVSGRSDNIKVTRPEDLALAEFYITRLYNKECT; encoded by the coding sequence ATGAGTAACTTCGCAGGTTCCCTTCCTGAAGTCATTGCTGTATTGCCGGCTGCTGGAATAGGCAGTCGTATGCAAGCCGATTGCCCTAAGCAATATTTAACCGTGGGCGGCAAAACAATACTAGAACACGCTATTGATGCCTTGCTGCGCCATCCGCTAATTCAGCGGATTATTGTAGTAATAAGCCCAAATGATGAACAGTTCGATCGGTTGCCGATTGCCAATGACTCTCGCGTTAGCCGGGTTTATGGCGGCGCGCAGCGTGCCGATTCGGTTCTGGCTGGCCTGATGAGCGCCGGAACGCCTGACTGGGTGCTGGTTCACGATGCTGCCCGCCCTTGCCTGCATCAGGACGATTTAAGCAATCTTTTGGCAATTATTGGTCACACTAAAATCGGTGGATTGCTGGCGACCCCGGTGCGAGACACCATGAAGCGCGGTGAATGCGGGATTGAAGCAGTGGCACATACGGTCGATCGTCAGGATCTCTGGCACGCGCTAACGCCGCAGCTGTTTCCATTCGAATTGCTGAAAACCTGCCTGAGCCATGCGTTACGTGAAGGTGCAACGGTAACTGATGAAGCCTCCGCTCTGGAGCACTGTGGCTATCACCCGTTACTGGTGAGTGGCCGTTCAGATAATATTAAAGTCACGCGCCCGGAAGATCTGGCGCTGGCCGAGTTTTACATTACCCGGCTCTATAATAAGGAATGCACATAA
- the cysG gene encoding siroheme synthase CysG, which produces MDYLPIFADLKQRPVLVVGGGEIAARKIDLLHRAGAQIRVVAQALSSELQQQHDAGKICWVADIFAPEQLDEVFLVIAATNDNALNAAVFAAADQRRILANVVDDQPRCSFIFPSIVDRSPLVVAISSSGQAPVLARILREQLEALLPASLGDMAAVAGRWRARVKQRLTSMSARRRFWEKAFTGRFASLMASGQSTLAESELELSLIEPQRESGEVALVGAGPGDAGLLTLRGLQVIQQADVVLYDHLVSPEVLDLVRRDADRICVGKRAGAHSVAQEETNRLLVELAQQGKRVVRLKGGDPFIFGRGGEELQVVAAAGIPFQVVPGVTAAAGATAYAGIPLTHRDHAQSVTFITGHCRVDGDGLDWSTLARGRQTLAIYMGTVKAAEISQQLIAHGRSAQTPVAVIGRGTRADQQVLIGTLDQLDTLAHQAPAPALLVIGEVVDLHHQIAWFGQQPQTERPLRSSIVNLA; this is translated from the coding sequence GTGGATTATCTACCAATATTTGCCGACTTGAAACAACGCCCGGTTCTGGTCGTTGGCGGCGGCGAAATCGCTGCGCGAAAAATAGATTTGCTTCATCGCGCGGGCGCTCAGATCCGGGTAGTGGCGCAGGCGCTTTCTTCCGAACTTCAGCAACAGCATGACGCGGGAAAAATTTGCTGGGTGGCAGATATTTTTGCGCCAGAACAGCTGGACGAGGTTTTTCTGGTGATTGCCGCCACTAATGACAACGCTTTGAATGCGGCGGTATTCGCTGCTGCGGATCAGCGGCGGATTCTGGCTAATGTGGTGGACGATCAGCCGCGTTGTTCGTTTATTTTTCCTTCTATTGTCGATCGTTCTCCGTTGGTGGTGGCTATTTCATCCAGCGGTCAGGCGCCGGTTCTGGCACGAATACTACGCGAACAGCTGGAAGCCCTGCTGCCCGCGAGTCTGGGTGACATGGCTGCCGTGGCGGGTCGCTGGCGTGCGAGAGTTAAACAGCGGCTCACGTCGATGAGCGCTCGTCGTCGTTTTTGGGAAAAGGCTTTTACCGGTCGGTTTGCCAGCCTGATGGCCAGTGGACAATCGACGCTGGCAGAAAGTGAGCTGGAGCTCTCCCTGATAGAGCCGCAAAGGGAAAGCGGCGAAGTGGCGTTGGTTGGCGCAGGCCCAGGTGATGCGGGTTTACTCACCTTACGTGGTCTGCAGGTTATTCAGCAGGCGGATGTCGTGCTATATGACCATTTAGTCAGCCCCGAAGTGCTGGACTTAGTTCGGCGCGATGCGGATCGCATTTGCGTGGGTAAACGGGCGGGCGCTCACTCCGTAGCGCAGGAGGAAACCAATCGCTTGCTGGTGGAACTCGCTCAGCAGGGCAAACGGGTTGTGCGTTTGAAAGGCGGCGATCCCTTTATTTTTGGCCGCGGGGGCGAAGAACTTCAGGTAGTCGCCGCCGCCGGTATTCCGTTTCAGGTTGTACCGGGAGTAACGGCCGCCGCCGGAGCAACGGCTTATGCGGGGATTCCGTTAACCCATAGGGATCACGCCCAAAGTGTCACTTTTATTACCGGTCATTGTCGGGTAGACGGTGACGGGCTGGATTGGTCAACGCTGGCGCGTGGGCGTCAGACTTTGGCTATTTATATGGGAACGGTCAAAGCAGCTGAAATCAGTCAGCAATTGATCGCACACGGTCGGTCGGCGCAGACGCCGGTAGCGGTTATTGGCCGTGGAACCCGCGCTGACCAACAGGTATTGATTGGCACGTTGGATCAACTGGACACATTAGCGCATCAGGCTCCGGCGCCAGCATTGTTGGTGATTGGAGAAGTGGTGGATTTACACCACCAGATAGCCTGGTTTGGGCAACAACCGCAGACTGAACGGCCGCTTAGGTCGTCAATCGTGAATTTGGCATAA
- the cysD gene encoding sulfate adenylyltransferase subunit CysD: MDEKRLTHLRQLEAESIHIIREVAAEFGNPVMLYSIGKDSSVMLHLARKAFFPGNLPFPLLHVDTGWKFREMYEFRDRTAKDFGCELLVHKNPEGVAMGINPFVHGSAKHTDMMKTEGLKQALNQYGFDAAFGGARRDEEKSRAKERIYSFRDRFHRWDPKNQRPELWHNYNGQINKGESIRVFPLSNWTELDIWQYIFLENIDIVPLYLAKPRPVIERDGMLLMVDDDRIDLQPGEMIAQKMVRFRTLGCWPLTGAVESQAETLPAIIEEMLISTTSERQGRMIDRDQSGSMELKKRQGYF; encoded by the coding sequence ATGGACGAAAAACGACTCACTCACTTGCGGCAATTGGAGGCGGAGAGCATCCATATCATCCGTGAAGTGGCCGCCGAATTCGGGAATCCGGTGATGCTTTATTCCATCGGTAAAGATTCCTCGGTGATGTTGCATCTGGCGCGCAAAGCCTTCTTCCCCGGTAATTTGCCTTTCCCACTGCTACATGTCGATACCGGCTGGAAATTCCGCGAGATGTATGAATTTCGCGATCGCACCGCCAAAGATTTTGGCTGCGAGTTGTTGGTGCATAAAAACCCGGAAGGGGTGGCGATGGGGATAAATCCCTTTGTTCACGGCAGTGCCAAGCACACCGACATGATGAAAACCGAAGGGTTAAAGCAGGCTCTTAACCAATATGGCTTTGATGCCGCTTTCGGCGGGGCGCGCCGTGACGAGGAGAAATCCCGAGCTAAAGAGCGTATTTATTCGTTCCGCGACCGTTTCCATCGCTGGGACCCTAAAAACCAGCGCCCTGAGCTGTGGCATAACTATAACGGCCAGATTAATAAGGGTGAAAGCATTCGCGTTTTCCCACTATCCAACTGGACTGAACTGGATATCTGGCAGTATATCTTTTTGGAAAACATCGACATTGTGCCACTGTATCTGGCGAAGCCTCGCCCGGTTATCGAGCGGGATGGCATGTTGCTGATGGTGGATGACGATCGTATCGATCTGCAACCGGGTGAAATGATCGCGCAGAAAATGGTGCGCTTCCGCACGTTGGGCTGCTGGCCGTTGACCGGTGCGGTGGAATCGCAGGCGGAAACATTGCCGGCGATTATTGAAGAAATGTTGATATCAACTACCAGCGAACGTCAGGGTCGAATGATCGACCGCGATCAATCCGGCTCCATGGAGCTTAAAAAGCGTCAGGGATATTTCTAA
- the truD gene encoding tRNA pseudouridine(13) synthase TruD, with the protein MDMENLTWLHGQPKACGVLKANPEDFVVVEDLGFEPDGEGEHLLVRIRKNGCNTQFVADYLSRFAGIHPRLVSYAGLKDRHAVTEQWFCLHLPGKETPNMQDFQLEGCEVLEAVRQKRKLRIGSLKGNAFTLVLRDISDQQDVEARLNLIAAQGVPNYFGSQRFGRGGNNLVQARRWSNNEIRVKERSKRSFYLSASRSAMFNLIASTRLAQNSAMQVLEGDALQLSGRGSWFVAQAEELESLQQRLDAGELNVTAPLPGDGDLGTQGAALAFEQNCLADQTELLSLLKRERVEGARRAILLRPQEMSWDWWDEVTLELRFWLPAGSFATSVVREIMNLDNGDAADLTE; encoded by the coding sequence ATGGACATGGAAAATCTAACATGGCTGCACGGCCAACCTAAAGCCTGCGGCGTGTTGAAAGCAAATCCTGAAGATTTCGTGGTGGTAGAGGATTTAGGGTTCGAACCCGACGGTGAAGGTGAGCATCTGTTGGTGCGTATTCGTAAAAACGGCTGTAATACCCAATTTGTTGCCGATTATTTATCCCGTTTCGCCGGTATTCATCCGCGTTTAGTGAGCTATGCTGGCTTAAAAGACCGTCATGCGGTGACCGAGCAATGGTTCTGCCTGCACTTGCCAGGTAAAGAAACGCCGAATATGCAGGATTTTCAGCTGGAAGGCTGCGAAGTGTTGGAAGCGGTGCGTCAAAAGCGAAAATTGCGCATCGGTTCTCTCAAAGGTAACGCTTTCACTCTGGTGTTACGCGATATCAGCGACCAGCAGGACGTTGAGGCTCGCTTAAATCTGATTGCTGCTCAGGGCGTTCCCAATTACTTTGGTAGTCAACGCTTTGGCCGCGGTGGCAATAATCTGGTGCAGGCTCGCCGTTGGTCGAATAATGAAATTCGGGTAAAAGAACGCAGTAAGCGTAGCTTTTATCTGTCTGCTAGTCGCAGTGCCATGTTTAATCTGATTGCCAGCACGCGTTTGGCTCAAAACAGCGCCATGCAGGTGCTGGAGGGGGATGCATTGCAGCTGAGCGGCCGTGGTAGCTGGTTTGTCGCACAGGCGGAGGAGCTGGAGTCTTTGCAGCAGCGTTTGGATGCCGGAGAGCTAAATGTCACTGCGCCGCTGCCGGGAGACGGCGATTTAGGCACTCAAGGCGCAGCTTTGGCCTTTGAGCAAAACTGTTTGGCGGATCAAACCGAACTGCTTTCGCTGTTGAAACGTGAACGTGTGGAAGGTGCGCGCCGCGCCATCTTGCTGCGTCCACAGGAAATGAGTTGGGACTGGTGGGATGAGGTTACCCTTGAGCTGCGCTTCTGGCTGCCTGCCGGTAGTTTTGCTACCAGCGTAGTCAGAGAAATCATGAATCTGGATAACGGCGATGCTGCGGATCTTACTGAGTAA
- the ftsB gene encoding cell division protein FtsB has product MGKLTLLLLVLLGWLQYSLWLGKNGVHDFVRVQNDVAAQEGNNGKLKARNDQLFAEIDDLNGGQEAIEERARNELGMIKPGESFYRLVPDQSRRNAGIPSTQNNAQQ; this is encoded by the coding sequence ATGGGAAAACTTACGCTACTATTGTTGGTTTTGCTTGGCTGGTTACAGTATTCGCTGTGGCTGGGTAAGAATGGTGTTCATGATTTTGTCCGCGTGCAAAATGACGTTGCGGCCCAAGAGGGTAACAACGGCAAACTAAAGGCGCGGAACGATCAGCTATTTGCTGAAATTGATGATTTAAACGGTGGTCAAGAGGCGATCGAAGAACGCGCACGTAACGAGTTGGGCATGATTAAGCCCGGTGAAAGTTTCTATCGTTTGGTTCCTGACCAATCCAGACGTAATGCGGGTATCCCTTCGACACAAAATAACGCGCAACAATAA
- the cysN gene encoding sulfate adenylyltransferase subunit CysN produces the protein MILQNTAMAQQIADEGGVEAYLHAQQHKTLLRFLTCGSVDDGKSTLIGRLLHDTRQIYEDQLTTLHTDSKRIGTQGEKLDLALLVDGLQAEREQGITIDVAYRYFSTEKRKFIIADTPGHEQYTRNMATGASTCNLAILLIDARKGVLDQTRRHSFIATLLGIRHLVVAVNKMDLVDYQQSVFEQFKNDYLSFAEQLPTDLNIKFVPLSALDGDNVATPSEKMAWYTGPTLLDVLETVDVVNASRQQPLRFPVQYVNRPNLDFRGYSGTLSAGVVRVGQKIKVLPSGVESTVARIVTFDGDLQQGIPGEAITLVLADEVDISRGDLLVDADETLKPAQNALVDVVWMAEQPLVVGQSYDIKVAGKKTRARVENIQYQVEINSLTQRVVESLPLNGIGLVELAFDEPLVLDSYQRNRDTGGMIFIDRLSNVTVGAGLIRETLESVYQETSQFSAFELELNALVRRHYPHWGARDLLGGK, from the coding sequence ATGATTCTACAAAATACGGCGATGGCACAACAAATTGCCGATGAAGGCGGCGTAGAGGCCTATTTGCACGCGCAGCAGCATAAAACTCTACTGCGTTTCCTGACCTGCGGCAGCGTGGACGACGGGAAAAGTACCCTGATAGGTCGTTTGCTACACGATACTCGTCAGATTTATGAAGACCAATTAACGACGCTGCATACCGATAGCAAGCGCATTGGTACGCAGGGTGAAAAACTGGATCTGGCGCTGCTGGTTGATGGTTTACAGGCCGAACGGGAGCAGGGCATTACTATTGATGTGGCTTACCGCTATTTCTCGACGGAAAAACGGAAGTTTATTATCGCGGATACGCCGGGGCATGAGCAGTACACCCGTAATATGGCGACCGGCGCATCAACCTGCAATCTGGCGATTTTGCTGATCGATGCGCGTAAAGGCGTATTGGATCAAACTCGTCGTCACAGTTTTATCGCCACTCTGTTGGGGATCCGTCATTTGGTGGTGGCGGTGAATAAAATGGATTTGGTGGATTATCAGCAGTCGGTTTTCGAGCAATTCAAAAACGATTACCTGAGTTTTGCCGAACAATTGCCGACGGATCTGAATATCAAATTTGTTCCGCTGTCAGCATTGGACGGCGATAACGTAGCGACGCCAAGTGAGAAAATGGCCTGGTACACCGGCCCCACGCTGCTGGACGTATTAGAAACCGTGGATGTGGTGAACGCCAGTCGCCAGCAGCCTCTGCGTTTTCCGGTGCAGTATGTGAATCGCCCTAATCTGGATTTTCGCGGTTATTCCGGCACCTTGTCCGCCGGTGTGGTGCGCGTGGGTCAGAAAATCAAAGTGTTGCCTTCTGGAGTTGAATCCACAGTAGCCAGAATTGTGACTTTCGATGGCGATTTGCAGCAGGGCATTCCCGGCGAAGCTATCACACTGGTTTTGGCTGACGAAGTGGATATTAGCCGTGGCGATTTACTGGTGGATGCCGATGAAACGCTAAAACCGGCGCAGAATGCGCTGGTAGACGTGGTCTGGATGGCGGAGCAGCCTCTGGTGGTCGGGCAAAGTTACGACATCAAAGTGGCGGGCAAAAAAACGCGTGCTCGGGTGGAGAATATTCAGTATCAGGTGGAAATTAACAGCCTGACTCAGCGAGTGGTAGAAAGTCTGCCTCTAAACGGGATAGGGCTGGTTGAACTGGCCTTTGACGAACCGTTGGTGTTGGATAGCTATCAGCGCAACCGCGATACCGGGGGAATGATATTTATCGATCGGTTGAGTAACGTCACGGTTGGCGCAGGGCTGATTCGGGAAACGCTGGAGTCGGTTTATCAGGAAACCAGTCAGTTTAGCGCTTTTGAGCTGGAATTAAATGCTCTGGTACGTCGCCACTACCCTCACTGGGGTGCGCGCGATCTATTGGGAGGAAAGTAG
- the surE gene encoding 5'/3'-nucleotidase SurE: protein MLRILLSNDDGIAAPGIQTLAAALREFAQVQIVAPDRNRSGASNSLTLDSALRTTTLSNGDIAVQHGTPTDCVYLGVNALMRPRPDIVVSGINAGPNLGDDVIYSGTVAAAMEGRHLGFPALAVSLNGHQHYDTAAAVTCRLLRALQSAPLRTGKILNVNVPDLPLNEIKGIKVTRCGSRHPAETVICQQDPRGQDIYWIGPPGDKCDAGPDTDFSAVEQGYVSVTPLQVDLTAYAAQDVVKTWLARTEVDGEW, encoded by the coding sequence ATGCTGCGGATCTTACTGAGTAACGACGATGGCATTGCTGCTCCGGGGATTCAAACGCTGGCTGCGGCATTGCGTGAGTTTGCTCAAGTGCAGATTGTTGCACCGGATCGCAATCGCAGCGGTGCCTCTAACTCGCTGACGCTGGATTCCGCGTTGCGAACGACCACATTGTCAAACGGCGATATTGCTGTACAACACGGTACGCCGACGGATTGTGTTTATCTTGGCGTGAATGCACTGATGCGACCGCGTCCGGATATCGTAGTTTCAGGTATCAATGCTGGCCCGAATTTAGGGGATGACGTGATTTATTCCGGAACCGTTGCGGCGGCGATGGAAGGACGGCATTTGGGTTTTCCTGCGTTGGCAGTTTCGCTAAACGGCCATCAGCATTATGATACAGCGGCGGCGGTAACCTGCCGCTTGCTGCGCGCTTTACAGAGCGCTCCACTGCGTACCGGCAAAATTCTTAATGTGAATGTGCCTGATTTACCGTTAAATGAAATTAAAGGTATCAAGGTCACTCGCTGCGGCAGTCGGCACCCAGCCGAAACAGTCATTTGCCAGCAAGACCCAAGAGGGCAAGATATTTATTGGATTGGGCCGCCGGGTGACAAATGTGATGCAGGGCCGGATACTGATTTTAGCGCTGTGGAACAGGGATATGTTTCAGTGACGCCGCTTCAGGTTGATTTAACCGCCTATGCGGCTCAAGACGTAGTCAAAACCTGGTTAGCCAGGACTGAGGTTGACGGGGAATGGTAA
- a CDS encoding MFS transporter produces the protein MSKKWTIFCVIILMYLPISIDATVLHVAAPRLGLALSATGSELLWIIDIYSLVMACLLLPMGALGDRIGFKRLALIGSVLFGLSSLAAALADSVGTLIAARASLAIGAAMILPATLSAVRHIFTDERERALALGIWVAVGTAGAAMGPLVGGVLLEYFYWGSVFMINVPIVAVVVLATCFLIPDQPGRRTQSWTLAPALVLTTAILLLVYAAKSGLRGNGDLLGTSLTAAIGGVILYGFIRHQLSSPSPMIDFRLIGQRVIAVGMIMALTAMITLVGFELLLTQELQFVLGKTPLEAGLFLLPLMIASGLSGPLAGWLVATLGLRLVATLGIALSAVSFFGLAMTDFSYQIYQAWGWMALLGCSIEISLLASTAAIMSAAPPEKAGAAGAVEGMAYELGAGLGVALFGLLLSRLYMASVVLPEDLPANLAEQASASISEAMQVISELGGEQGERMFASASQAFSTSHSLVLSIASGILILLTAVVWYSMPRKESEAKLINISKH, from the coding sequence ATGTCTAAGAAATGGACTATTTTTTGCGTTATCATTTTGATGTACCTCCCGATTTCTATTGATGCCACCGTCTTGCATGTGGCTGCGCCTCGCCTTGGATTGGCTTTGTCGGCAACGGGGAGTGAATTGCTGTGGATTATCGATATCTATTCTTTGGTGATGGCTTGTTTGCTGTTACCTATGGGGGCTTTGGGCGACCGCATCGGTTTTAAACGGCTGGCTCTGATTGGCTCCGTGCTATTTGGACTATCGTCGCTGGCCGCTGCCTTGGCCGATTCGGTGGGAACGCTGATCGCTGCTCGCGCCTCTTTGGCTATTGGGGCCGCCATGATTCTGCCCGCCACTTTATCTGCGGTTCGGCATATTTTCACCGATGAGCGCGAGCGAGCGCTGGCATTGGGAATCTGGGTGGCGGTAGGTACCGCTGGTGCCGCTATGGGACCATTAGTGGGCGGAGTGCTGCTGGAATACTTCTATTGGGGCTCGGTCTTTATGATTAACGTGCCGATAGTCGCGGTGGTGGTATTGGCGACCTGTTTCCTGATCCCAGACCAGCCTGGTCGCAGAACGCAAAGCTGGACGTTGGCACCGGCCTTGGTATTGACCACGGCAATATTATTACTGGTTTATGCGGCTAAAAGCGGGCTGCGCGGCAATGGCGATTTACTCGGCACCTCGCTAACCGCAGCGATTGGTGGCGTTATCCTGTACGGTTTTATCCGGCATCAGCTTTCATCACCTTCGCCGATGATTGATTTTCGACTGATTGGTCAGAGGGTGATTGCCGTCGGTATGATTATGGCGCTGACCGCGATGATCACCTTGGTTGGTTTCGAATTGTTACTGACGCAGGAACTGCAATTTGTATTAGGGAAAACGCCGCTCGAAGCCGGTCTTTTCCTGTTGCCGCTGATGATTGCAAGTGGCCTAAGCGGCCCTCTGGCCGGTTGGCTGGTGGCAACGTTAGGTTTGCGTTTAGTCGCCACTCTGGGCATAGCCTTAAGTGCCGTTAGCTTCTTTGGATTGGCAATGACGGATTTCTCCTACCAAATCTATCAGGCGTGGGGCTGGATGGCGTTGCTCGGTTGCAGTATTGAAATCTCGTTGCTGGCTTCTACTGCCGCTATCATGAGCGCTGCGCCGCCGGAAAAAGCCGGTGCCGCCGGAGCGGTTGAAGGCATGGCATATGAGCTGGGCGCGGGTTTAGGCGTCGCGCTATTTGGTCTTTTGTTATCGCGGTTGTATATGGCTTCGGTGGTATTGCCGGAAGATTTGCCTGCGAATCTGGCAGAGCAGGCCAGCGCTTCTATTAGCGAAGCGATGCAGGTTATCAGCGAACTGGGTGGGGAGCAGGGCGAGCGAATGTTTGCCAGCGCCAGTCAGGCATTTTCGACCTCGCATAGTCTGGTATTAAGCATCGCTAGCGGCATCTTGATTTTACTCACCGCAGTGGTCTGGTACAGCATGCCGAGAAAAGAATCCGAGGCTAAATTGATAAATATATCAAAACACTAA
- a CDS encoding DUF3561 family protein, with protein sequence MQNVTQIIVSKQREREEPSHSFLGGTAGFTFYWLAFAIPFLVYGPNTVFFLLYTWPFFLALMPVSVLIGVALSMLLRGNVLFTLGGTGIAVICLFWMLFSFLTGW encoded by the coding sequence ATGCAGAATGTCACCCAAATTATTGTGAGCAAACAGCGAGAAAGGGAGGAACCGTCGCACTCCTTTCTCGGCGGAACCGCCGGTTTTACCTTTTACTGGCTAGCTTTCGCCATTCCATTTCTAGTCTACGGGCCAAACACCGTTTTCTTCCTGCTTTATACTTGGCCGTTTTTTCTGGCGTTAATGCCGGTTTCGGTATTAATCGGCGTCGCCTTAAGTATGTTGCTGCGCGGTAATGTGCTATTTACCCTCGGTGGGACGGGCATTGCGGTGATATGCCTGTTTTGGATGCTGTTCTCTTTCCTCACCGGATGGTAA
- the cysC gene encoding adenylyl-sulfate kinase produces MPAHSLHSDNQHTLPADVPADENVVWHSHAVTRQDRERKNGHRGAVLWFTGLSGSGKSTLAGALEQELFRRGIRTYLLDGDNVRHGLCRDLGFSDTDRRENIRRVGEVAKLMVDAGLVVLSAFISPHRAERQMVQEMLDNGQFIEVFVDTPLAICEARDPKGLYKKARAGELKNFTGIDSVYESPMAPDIHLKGDRPLAQLVEQLLEQLSVKAIIS; encoded by the coding sequence TTGCCTGCTCATTCTTTGCATTCTGATAACCAGCACACTTTGCCTGCGGATGTGCCAGCGGATGAGAATGTCGTCTGGCATTCCCATGCGGTAACCCGGCAGGATCGCGAAAGGAAAAATGGTCACCGAGGCGCGGTGCTGTGGTTTACCGGTTTATCCGGTTCGGGTAAATCGACGTTGGCTGGTGCGCTGGAACAGGAGTTGTTCCGGCGTGGGATCCGCACCTATTTATTGGACGGCGATAATGTTCGTCATGGGTTATGTCGGGATTTAGGTTTTTCCGATACCGATCGACGGGAAAACATTCGGCGTGTTGGTGAAGTGGCAAAGCTGATGGTTGACGCTGGGCTGGTGGTCTTGTCCGCCTTTATTTCGCCTCATCGCGCAGAACGGCAAATGGTGCAGGAAATGTTAGACAACGGCCAGTTCATCGAGGTTTTTGTCGATACGCCTCTTGCCATTTGTGAGGCTCGCGATCCAAAAGGGTTATACAAAAAGGCTCGCGCCGGTGAGCTGAAAAACTTTACCGGAATAGATTCAGTTTATGAATCTCCAATGGCACCTGATATTCATCTGAAAGGAGATCGGCCTTTGGCGCAGTTAGTTGAGCAATTACTGGAACAACTTTCGGTAAAAGCCATTATCAGCTAA